AATAACTGATGATCTGAAAGAACTCTTTGATACCAAAATAAACAGTGACGTTATTTTCGTTGTgggtaatgaaaaatttaaagctcACAAGTTTATACTGTCAACTCGAAGTCCTGTATTTTCCGCAATGTTCACCCATGAgatgaaggaaaaaaaagtcagTGAAGTTACTATACCTGATATAGATcccaatattttcaataaaatgttGGAGTTTATTTATACCGatgagataaataatttagatatcGATGCTGTGTATTTATTAGAAGCCGCAGATAAATACCAGCTGCTGAACCTAAAAAGTTTATGCGAAGAATCGTTACCTAAGTCAGTCAGGATTGATAATGCAATTAAACTGATGATTTTAGCAGATCTGCATAATGCTAATCAATTGCtggagtttatttttgaatttatgataaaaaatatcaaagatatTACTAAAACTCCAGAGTACGAAGTATTAGGAATAACTAAaccattgttattattaaaattaatcaagaaAATAGCAAACTTCAATGAAAATCAATGGtacattactttttttctattttatttatttatttatttatattacaaatcacttaagtttttttatttttttttttagcatcaACAAACGGAAAATATTTGGTACACCAGGAGCTATTACCGGAAAGAAGGCGGTTCGAGCGATTCCAAGAGGACAAGATTTGCGTGGAATGACTAgttaatattttgatattttatttttgaccttTCGTTACTCGCGTCCACTCGCCCGGCGATTTTCATCACGCGGCGAGCACTGTGCCGCCCATGCTAAAGGAAATGCGACGTTGCCAAATTATAATgctatgataaattatttcttacagTAACAACAGTAAGTTTGCCAACgtggtcacaaaaattgaaCCGACGATTTAACTCGTATAATGAGCACTGTGCCGCTTTCTCACATTCTcgtaatacataaatatacttcttttatatttaaaatggatatttatcaattataatcatatttaacaaaaatatagatttcaaaaagaaaattggTTAAGTATTAAATCACAAATACCtatacagtaatttttattgcaattttaGTCAAAAAGGCGGCGTCACGCTCATAGCGCAAGTAACGAAAggttaaaatgattaatacTTGTGTTGtaaatctaataatttttagttttagaaAATAAGATTTTAATACATACGATACCTCCTGTATctgaatatactatttttagaTTAAGAATTATAATAGACATTACAGTATAAatgtcttttaatttttttcaatactcagtaaaaattaattcatataAAGTAACATTATTTTATCTTCAGTTTTTTAACTTACGATCAAATGTAAGTTTAAAGAATTCCTCAGTGTCGATTGTGGAATGTAGaactttttatacttttatatcTTTTTGTGTGAATAAATATTCTCTAACATATATCcaaattgtttgaaaaaatattacgaattatttatttgatgacAACTACCCCAATATTTAATGCAAATTAAATACGTAcatcataaaattatcgtCGATACCTTGTATTTATTCCCaaaaataaacagaaaatAATAACTGATGGTAAGCAAATTGatacataaaaatgtctacaatttgatagtaaaaatatacttatcAGTTtctcaagtcaaattaacaataaattaatgtaataatttgcctgaaaattgacttAACAAATAACCGTAAATCATGAATGGATaaaagatgaaaaatttaaacataatgACAccttaatttgacttgaaaaattattaagtatttttttaccgtcaaattgtagataattttatgtatCAATTTGGTAACCTTCTCTAATGGTATGAATGAacaacactaatttttttttttctaataaaaagttacctctaaattgaggaaaaattaactacaaatttttctttccatcTTTTGTTGTCAAATTGTCAGCAAATTCAGGCAGCGAATTTTAGTTGATTTTAACGTCAAATTACtgttaatttcaagctaatGTGGTTGTTAGGGTTGGTCGTAAACTAATGAATACCAACTTTTTGACGAGCAACTCGTGCTATCAGgatgagggtaaaaaaatactaaacaattttacaagtcaaattaacaataaattagtgtacaaatttgcctgaaaattgacaacaaattttttctagtcaacttttaaagtgaatttgtattctaattcgggtagtaaatttacgtcaaattgtatagcaagttgtgtataaattgtcgtcaaaaacggaaaagtccgatgttgacggacatttgacagaaaattcaaggaaacttttgtaagtaaactttcGCTGAAGCacactgtgctattagggctGATTCTCCGAGGTCACTACAGTCGAGTCCTTCGGCAATTTGTCGTTTCAGAGGTTGGCTAACCTGGAGCTAGAAGGGTCCGAGGCCCACAGCACTCCGCCTATTGTTCTGACATCAACTATTGCACTGATCTTCTACACTGCTACTAACATTGCTGCTAgttcatctatatatatatatatatatatctattgaGCCAAGAGCCTACGTGAGTTCATTCTTATTTTCTAAGTTTTATTGaaccattaattaaaattattcaacacCAATAACTGGTGGAGTGGATTGGGAACATCATTTGGATTTGGCACGTAGACAGGAAAAAGATTTGGAGAAAAACAGAACGGTTGGAGTTTGAATAAGAAGGTCAGAGAAATTATTGGAGTAAGTGATGATTTGCTAATAATTGTTGGTTGAATTTGTTTAATCATCTAGTCAATGAAATTACGGAAttgttatataattttatttactcgagTCATACAATAGATCTTAATTTATTCAGTCAATCATTTTCAAATCAATTTGTATCGTCAAGACAATTAATAGTCACATCCCagtcaatattaaattaattcaattgtaTCTGTTAATAATCAGttttactataataattatacatactTTCATTGAATTAATTGGGTTTAATACCAAATTTGTTCTTTGTAAAGCGACTTCGTTCAATAATTAAGTTGCTACATACCATTCCTATGATATTTATCCTTTGGAGTTTGCTATTAGAAGATGTCGATATGATATTGCTGAATTTCTTATAAATCGTGGtgcaaattttaatagtttatcCAGTTTGATGTCAAACAAATTTGAACACTTGCGTATTGCTGTAAAACAAGATTGTGAAGATCTggtaaaattaatgattaaaaatagtgATGATATCTGCAAAAAAAGTGAAGATTATGAATCATTGCTTATCGATGCTATACGTTGTCGTAGTAATAGAGTTTTGGAGACTCTTTTGGAAAGAGATATTAATCCTAATACTGTGAATGCTGATGGCTGTAATTTGACAGCTTTGCATATTGCGGCTGATGTTCAAAATGCAAAAGCcgttgaattattattaaatcatgATGACATTGATGTTAACAGATTATCATCTCATAGAAATTCTGTGATCGATTATGcttttttaaaagataattttatcctaccaaaaacagattctctgtataaaatcgcgccaagtacacgtttaaaattttttacaattaagaaaagattttttttacaaaaaaaataaatcaaatcgaaaaaataccaagtacctcatataattcaaaatcataaaaaacattttcatagaattgaaaaaaaaattgaaaaaagaaatttcaatgtacttggtgtgcattactaaatttattcaagcaaaattaatttcgagaattgatttcgcatataaattattttctaataaaattgaattttctttttttttccagtttataggcacaccaagtacattgaaatattttttttcaatttttttttcaattctatgaaaatgtttttcatgattccgaattatattaggtacttggtattttttcgatttgatttattttttttgtaaaaagaatcttttcttaattgtaaaaaattttaaacgtgtacttggcgcgattttatacagagaatctgtttttggtaggatttgtcttttttttgttatgttGATTGTTAATGATTTTGATATACACTATTAGAaatcgatttataatttaagacaAGTGAGCctatattgtttatagtattatCTTGtcgaaacaataaaattgtttgttaacaattgtagtaattttgtactgctaaccctatccaaaaattcccatagaatccactcaactgcgacaaaaaccgcatagaaaccactacagtctataggattctatgcggttcttgtcgcagttgagtggattctaagggaatttttggatatttcaatatcataacctgattaattaatttttatgtataaattcgTTTATCTTCAGCAATGGTAAGAACGAACATgacagactttttttttgtagtaaaaattaacctttaaattgaggaaaaattaaccgcaaatttttctttccaattTTTGCTGTCAAAATGTCAGCAAATTCAGgaaatttcaatgtcaaattactgtcaattttaaGCTAAAGTTGTTATTAGGGaagtaccctgatagccaccatAACCGCAAGTGAACTTCAAGCCACTGCCatattctgaagccaacttaaaggaaaatgttggagagcaaagttacggttaaaatgacagtaaattgtctgtgaCTTGTATTCAActtgactacaagtgttaccGTCAGACAATGACATTAAGTTgatttttccaacttttgctttCAAATTGTCGGCGTATTtgggcagcaaatttcagtAATTTCAACTGTCAAATAACTGTCAGTcccaagctaaagtggctattagaatatatatatgtatatgtatatcctTATGcataccctaatagccactttagcttgaaattacCAGTaacttgatattaaaattgcctgaaattcgCTGCCTAAATCTGTCGACAATTTAACAGCAAAAgttagaaagaaaaatttgcggataATTTTTCCTCGATTTGaaggtaaatttttacgataaaaaaaaaagtcatttatgtTTGTTTctaccatttcagaaggtaagcaaatttatacataaaattatctacaattCTACGGTAAAAAAATGCTACACAATTTTTcgagtcaaattaacaataaattgatgtaaaaatttgcctgaaaacttacaaaaaattttttctagtcaacttttgaagtgaatttgcattttaaTTCGAGTGGTTAATTGACGTCTAATTGTTTAGCAAGTTGTATGCAAATCGTCGTCAAAAatagaaaagtccgaagttgacggatatttgaagaaaaattgaaggaaatttttgctgaagcaaactgtgctattagggagGTTCGGTCAAAGACAGCCAATGACAacaccctaatagcacagtttgctttagcaaaaatttacttacaaaagtttcgttgaatttttcgtcaaatttctgtcaacttcggactttttcATATTTGACGATaatttgtatgcaacttgctattgaatttgacgtaaatttactgcccgaattagaatgcaaattcacttcaaaagttgactagaaaaaagttgtcgtcaattttcaggcaaattttatgtcaatttattgttaatttgacttgaaaaattgttaagtatttttttatcctcaaattgtagacaattttatgtataaatatgcTTACCTTCTAATATGGTAAGAACGAACattacggattttttttttgtagtaaaaattaacctttaaattgagaaaaaattaaccgcaaatttttctttccactTTTTGTTGTCAAACTGTCGGCAAATTCAGGCAgaaaatttcaggcaatttcaacatcaaattaccGTTAATTTCTAGCTAAAGTAACTATTGGAGCATCTGTATCTGTCATCGCGCTAAATATTATACGATTTTGATACCACCTAGCGGatagaacttaaaaaaataaaaaaaaaaatttttagcaacCCACAAATAGGTATTTCTGTGGTATaggtatatatgtatctatatatgtatgcaaaaTCAGGAAACATATGAAAAATACAAGTAAACTTTGAATacgaaatgaataaaaaaaattcatcttagACATTAACAAGGATTTATTTGTATCATTGAAATCTAAAACGTTCTTACATTCTATTGATCGTCATCTCCTGATATGATATCGATAATTTAAGTACggattgtttgaattttatatcagAATTTCAATGTTTTACTGAATCATGGCATTTCTTACAACTTTTTATTCTCTGGCAGTGCCCTTtttgcatgaaaaaatttataaaagtgtcTAAATTGGGGGTGCTATAGTATATGCTGgcctaatttcattatttaaattagttctcataactaaaatgaataaagttttataattttaagacgAACAATCAATCATCTTTCGAATAGAGAAGGAactttctgaaaatttattattttaaaaaagtttttaaaaatgagagcTAAAAAGAGCCAAAAACGACTATGTCTACGGTATAGATACACGGCAGGCTCGCGCCATGACacttcacacatatacatgtgtttgaacgtgtacttggcgcgagacactaccgtgtctcctgaTTATTTGTAAGAATTTGCTACGTGCttatattgattttaataaagttaaggatcattattttgataattccCGTGATAGATACGGTGTTATTTCATTAGTAAGACAGCATATTATTAAGATAAATGCAGCTAAAATGTATGTTatgactaaaaaattaaataattttctaaatactcacgaatatgcaaaaaaattttagtaaaaaattttatgatgaagttgaattcttaaaaaaatttaaagtttccaAATCTAATATGAGTCTTTATGGAATTTTGGAAAGAAGTGTGCATAGAATTgcaaactttttaatttatggattaccgtaaattacggcgggtataccgtaaatttaccgtcgaatacgataaatctaccgtaaaaaattcgGATGGATTaacgaattaccgtaatttacggtggattaccgtatttccgtattttacggtacatccaccgtaaattacggtaaaaccaccgtaatttacggtaaatcggcattttacggtggattaccgtaatttacggtggtttacagtaatttaccgtaatttgggtccgttagggAGTGAACAGATATTGATATCATTGTTGCTCTTGCACAGTGAATTAAAGTGGTATTCCCACTTTTTGCTTTAACAAAGAAAAGTTTCTAATTTGGTAAGGCTTTGATAAACAGTTAAATTTAGATCATAAGTACTTTCCTAGTGATATATACTAATGCGTTTACGTGTAGTGACTGCTGGGTGCTagtgttattttaaattaattactaattgtaaTTACGTCCTAAAAATCTTTAATCTTTCAGAATCGCCCGGGTAAACAAAGTTACATGCagttatatctaattatatgcaaatcatatctaattatatataatccaTATATAATTTGATGTAATTATTTGCttacatatatacttatacGTAGAAAATGGCCCGATGTAATTATATGGAATTACATGTAAATATCTTGGTGACGTACATACAATAACATCCCTAGTAACACCTGTTTGAGCAAGATTCTGGAGTAAGTATCTTGAGCAAGAACCCTAGCTGCTAGTGTCTACTGTCTACCGGCAACCGAGAACTGTAATGTCCCATCGCGGTCCACCTGTCCGATTGAAATGACCCCTCGCGGAATTAAGATATAAACCCTACGCGggctattcaaatataattatatttatataatttaaataaatcgtgGAAAAATCTTGGATTTTCCGaacttcaaataataaaacatcTGGTCACTCGAGGCTCGCgtagaataaattataaatggaaaattataaaaggaACCTATGTTTAAAACCTTTTAAGCGTGTTGTTCGCTAGAATTAAGAGAAAGTTGTATAGACGTTTgttagttatttataaatattctgtaaatTTCGTATTTAAGTAGTTTTAAGAGATTCAAGTACCCTGTCATAAATCAGTAAGGAAATTCCTCGAAACCCTTAAATAAAACCTTGAAAAACGGAGGATAAGCCGGTTGGAGGCGCAATAAAACTCGAGCGGTCTAAGCATTGGGTAACGCAGCAGCTGTTGAAAAGTCGACCAAGCGGCGGAGGAGAAGATTCAACCTCGAGGGGCGGAAATAGTGGCTGTGACGTCATCAGGCCCCGACTACGTCCCCACAGCTAGCCGATAAGGAAAACTTACCCCGCTATAGTCCCCAAGGCTGACGCCcttcaaacttaaaataacttttaagattaatttttgtaaagcaGAATAAGCAAGAAGCTCGAGCGAGACAGTCACCTCTTGTAACAATTGTTGAATATATTTCTACGCCATTTGGCTAACCAAAATATAAGCATTTTTGTATTGAGAATCCTTCCCCAATTCATAGTCGATACCAAAGCTGAGTATTCAAATACTCCCGGGCGAAGTAGCCCAGTAtagacaatttaatttatagtgAATTAACTAATCGACCTCCCGATAGGTGGAGGTCATAACAGAACGACACAACGTATAGCCAATTTAACTATACGGATCCTCACGCTGGCAAAACAGAtacttaatgaaaaatttgaagctCACAAGTTCATACTAGAGGGGGGTAGTTCCGGGAACATTCCGGATTGAACCTGGAACGTTTCCGGAACGAAAAGGAACTAGTTCCTGGAATCATATCCGTGAAactatttaatgtttttaattctCATGAAGGTTCAGTATTTAAAACGTAgacatacaaaatattatagtaTGCACAACATTATGCTATGCGACCTATGTGTTTAAGACGCATTCACGTTGAACTATATCATTTTATACTCCATAgagaattaattatgattggtattcaactcaaagttccaTAAGAAATCaccaatcaaaaattattctgcTGCTTTACTGCTTTTTGGTAATGACGGCAGTGGCagacaaaaaataactagTGAGTATACTACAGTGAATTTTGAGGAATGATCGGATACGTATCCGACAAAAGACATAGTTCATGGAACTATACAGATCCGGAACTACCCACCTCTAGATCATACTGTCAACTCGAAGTCCTGTATTTTCCGCAATATTCACCCATGAGATGAAGGAAAATAAAGACAGTGAAGTTGCAATACCTGATATAGAGCCTGAAGTTTTCAATAAACTGTTGGAGTTTATTTATACTGACAAAATAACTAATTTGGATGCGGATGCTGCGTATTTATTGGAAGCTGCAGACAAATATCAATTGCTGAACCTGAAAAGTTTATGCGAAGAATTGTTACCTAAGTCAGTCAGTATTGATAATGCGATTGAATTGATGATTTTAACAGATCTGCATAATGCTAATCAATTACTGGAgtttaatattgaatttatgataaaaaatatcaaagatgTTGCTAAAACTCCAGAGTATGAAGTATTAGAAATAActaaactattattattaataaaattaattaagaaaatagcagacgatggacggtgtggctcaataagttatagatcaaattgaacggaatatagcatagtaccggatagctcaactggtagagcactcggcgcgataccgacatggtctgggttcgattcccatttcgggctatctatatctttcttaatttaaattgtcttattgagaaggttaattgtaagtttaggtttcactatatttaaaaaattggacAATAGAGGAGGATTTAATAATGCTTTGACTAAATTTCagtggttttttattttaaataatttccagCTGAGATACAGTGCTCACCGCAAATGGTCTATTTTAAAAGACGTTCTGGGAAGAGCTCCGTCAGCGGCTTGTTTGTGGATacttttgcaaaaaaaaattacttaatgtTGTTGAATCTATACTTAATAATGTTCAAAAGGTTGCAATAAATTAGCTCCATCCATAACCctaaaaaaattcgtaaagAAAGCGTTTTTTTCACTATTAAGCccttaccccccccccccttaaaaATCACTTATTCGAAAGACGTCCAGCTTTTAAATGATCTCTGAGCATGCTCACTAGTCTAATTACCCTAAGCATCTCCACTTTCTAATTCGAGGTAGCACTTTATACTCTCCACAGCCTCCccaatagcacagtttgctttagcaaaagtttccttgaatttttcgtcaaatgtccgtcaacttcggacttttccgtttttgacgtCAATTCATATACAACTTgctatacaatttgacgtaaatttattaCCCGAAtgagaatgcaaattcactttagaagttaactagaaaaaatttgttgtcaattttcaggcaaatttttacaataatttattgttaatttgacttgaaaaattgtcaagtatttttaaatacaagcattttaaaaaccattactataaatttgcgTACTTGGAGTTCATTAATGAGATTTTGCGCTGTGCAAATGCCCATTTCATAACTTTTTGTATtactttaattcaagtaatgATAAGtatatttaacttaattaaaGGTATGTCAGTTTCACGAAGTATCTAGCATCAATCAAATTCCTATATAGGAAATAAAAgcaattcaaaaatcattacGTTAATTTGGCGTACTAGAGTTCTTTACTGGGGCCTTGCATTGTGCAAATTCCCACTTGATTTATCGCATGATAAAATAGGAAAGGCTTTTATCAACATCTATAGTTTAGTATCATATGACAATGCTGCTAACCAGGTGAGACTTTGCACAATTGAGAGTTTGCGTCACTCCCCTTTTAGGTTATAAAGTGCCagaagtttttatatttttctattcagTGATCTACAATCAGTAGCACCGTGATTAATATTTTGTCAGCATGtaagtatattattataataataaaattttgataaatatatactcaactaattataaactaaatttaattaaaaaaattaagtttcaaGTATTTGTTGTTGCCGAACAATatggaaattttatgtaattccTATTCCCAAAAGCACaaggtaattaataaatggaaAATTGATCAAATAATTCCATTTATTGAGTCTTCTGAAAACAGTGATGAAAGGACAGTGAAGCTCGTCTCACCTTACTTTACCATAAATGACGAAACCAAAAGTTCATGGCATTTAGACCTGCGACGATTAGAGGAAAAAGGAtggttatcattatttttgttcCGAAATGATGGAAATGACAAAGTAAGAATAAGGTTTTCACTATTCATTTTAGACAACAAAaacgaaagaaaattttttaaaacttcctGTCACCATCGCGACTTCAGTGAGGGACGGGGAAAtctaaaatttcttgaaataaaACAGTTACTAGACAACAAAGATGATTTTTTGCCAAATAATGCCTTAACTGTATGTGCTGAACTAACTGTTTATGACGATTACAAATCATTTGCTACTGAATTTCTGTTGCAAACACCACAGCGTCATATGACTGACGATTTTAAAGAACTCTATGATAGTAAGTCAAACAGTGACGTTATTTTAGTTGTGggtaacgaaaaatttaaagctcACAAGCTCATACTGTCAACTCGAAGTCCTGTATTTTCCGCAATGTTCACCCATGAGATGAAAGAAAATAGAGAGAGTGGAGTGACTATACCTGATATAGATCcggaaattttcaataaaatgttGGAGTTTATTTATACCGACGAGATAAATAATTTGGATGCAGATGCTGCGTATTTGTTAGAAGCTGCAGATAAATATCAATTGCTGAACCTTAAAAGTTTATGCGAAGAATCGTTATCTAAATCATGCAGCATTGATAATGCAATTAAACTGATGATTTTAGCAGATCTGCATAATGCTAATCAATTGCtggagtttattt
This genomic interval from Microplitis mediator isolate UGA2020A chromosome 2, iyMicMedi2.1, whole genome shotgun sequence contains the following:
- the LOC130663210 gene encoding speckle-type POZ protein B-like produces the protein MKENKDSEVAIPDIEPEVFNKLLEFIYTDKITNLDADAAYLLEAADKYQLLNLKSLCEELLPKSVSIDNAIELMILTDLHNANQLLEFNIEFMIKNIKDVAKTPEYELRYSAHRKWSILKDVLGRAPSAACLWILLQKKIT
- the LOC130663149 gene encoding speckle-type POZ protein B-like; amino-acid sequence: MEILGYSHCQQHQVIYKWEVNEITSFIESAKNEEETVKLNSSNFATNDKTENSWYLQLSLSKEKEWVSLFLLRNNGKNKVRTEISLFLLNSRNDKKFQKTAFITYDLNKSYGTEHFLEIKELLINKDDLIPNNTLTVCAELTVYDDYKSITTDYPMRKRQRKITDDLKELFDTKINSDVIFVVGNEKFKAHKFILSTRSPVFSAMFTHEMKEKKVSEVTIPDIDPNIFNKMLEFIYTDEINNLDIDAVYLLEAADKYQLLNLKSLCEESLPKSVRIDNAIKLMILADLHNANQLLEFIFEFMIKNIKDITKTPEYEVLGITKPLLLLKLIKKIANFNENQCINKRKIFGTPGAITGKKAVRAIPRGQDLRGMTS
- the LOC130663480 gene encoding speckle-type POZ protein B-like, with product MEILCNSYSQKHKVINKWKIDQIIPFIESSENSDERTVKLVSPYFTINDETKSSWHLDLRRLEEKGWLSLFLFRNDGNDKVRIRFSLFILDNKNERKFFKTSCHHRDFSEGRGNLKFLEIKQLLDNKDDFLPNNALTVCAELTVYDDYKSFATEFLLQTPQRHMTDDFKELYDSKSNSDVILVVGNEKFKAHKLILSTRSPVFSAMFTHEMKENRESGVTIPDIDPEIFNKMLEFIYTDEINNLDADAAYLLEAADKYQLLNLKSLCEESLSKSCSIDNAIKLMILADLHNANQLLEFIFEFMIKKYQRYY